The nucleotide sequence CTTTTGCTTCAACTTTAATATCAGCTTTCATATCTGAAGCCGCCTGTCCGCCAATTTCTTTAATTTTATCCCAGATTTTATTTTTTTCATATTGTGTATGAACCGTTCCAGCTATTTTTAAACTTCCTGCGGCTTCTTCAACTTTTGCATCTTTCATATTAAATTTATTGCAAAGATCTAGTACCGGACCATATTTCATAGTTAGTGCCATATTACCTCCTTTAATTTTTTAATTATAATTTTGGATAAGATAAAGTTTTTATTTCCAAATTTCAATATAATCATTAATAAATTGTTGAAATTTTATCGGTTCTCTATTTAATATTTTTTGTAAATCATTTGTGATAAAATCAATTTTCCCATCTTTTATATGTTCACATAATTGTAAAGTTCCAGCAATTGTTTCTTTTGTCCAATTTGCGTTTTGAAGTAATTTTTCGAACACTCTTTCAGGAATATCTTTATAATCAATTTTTTTATTTAAAGCTTCAGAAAATAAAAAGGAAACAACATGAAAATTTATTGATTGACTTCCGGTAAGTTTGAAAGTTGAATTTTTCAGCTTTTCATCGAGTAGAGAACAAACAGCTACATCGGCAACATCTCTCATATCAACAAAACTAACTTTGGCGTTTGAGGCGGGAATTGCTATTTCCTCTTCCGAAACAATAAAATCCTTAAACAAATACATAAAATTCTGCATATAAACATTGGGATGAATGAAGACGTGCGGAATTTTACTTTTTTTAATGT is from Ignavibacteriota bacterium and encodes:
- a CDS encoding NmrA family NAD(P)-binding protein produces the protein MKEEILIIGSSGTMGLEIAKKLIDKNQFVRVAVRDPNKAEKMNLRNTQFVKFDYFDSETFSLTFKNIKKLLLVSPPSYYGIQEKVINAINSAIENGIELIVNISAISIESKLDKPLKEIENHIKKSKIPHVFIHPNVYMQNFMYLFKDFIVSEEEIAIPASNAKVSFVDMRDVADVAVCSLLDEKLKNSTFKLTGSQSINFHVVSFLFSEALNKKIDYKDIPERVFEKLLQNANWTKETIAGTLQLCEHIKDGKIDFITNDLQKILNREPIKFQQFINDYIEIWK
- a CDS encoding LysM peptidoglycan-binding domain-containing protein — its product is MALTMKYGPVLDLCNKFNMKDAKVEEAAGSLKIAGTVHTQYEKNKIWDKIKEIGGQAASDMKADIKVEAKDYYHIHKVVSGDSLSKMAKEYFDDAKKYMEIFNVNKDQLKNPDLIKVGQELKIPFVS